From one Orcinus orca chromosome 10, mOrcOrc1.1, whole genome shotgun sequence genomic stretch:
- the LOC117200583 gene encoding 60S ribosomal protein L39-like, whose translation MSSHKTFRIKQFLAKKQKQNRPIPQWIWMKTGNKIRYNSKRRCWRRIKLAL comes from the coding sequence ATGTCTTCTCACAAGACTTTCAGGATCAAGCAATTCCTGGctaagaaacaaaagcagaatcgTCCCATTCCCCAGTGGATTTGGATGAAAACTGGTAATAAAATCAGATACAACTCCAAGAGGAGATGTTGGAGAAGAATCAAGCTGGCTCTATAA